A single region of the Anoplolepis gracilipes chromosome 1, ASM4749672v1, whole genome shotgun sequence genome encodes:
- the Sin3a gene encoding paired amphipathic helix protein Sin3a isoform X4: MKRIRGLDDVTSPPARHSTVNAGSALGGGGGSLEYHTSSGIGVVVPGQAVRSVASKEMPGSIQFGTAQAQQQYTGAIVVPTAAPSPIKASGSAGGLSSTCSSSNINTSGGLNSGLGSGNSHTMASQQPTSGSQNQVHTQQPSTIRHKVHTGNVTPLASTPPGSNQGGGGGSQFQRLKVEDALSYLDQVKYKFSDQPQVYNDFLDIMKEFKSQSIDTPGVITRVSHLFKGHPELIVGFNTFLPPGYKIEVQANEQGYAFQVSVSMPSPTATHTATLSQHHCTVNVGSPPVASPPTQPAKAPPVLQIMQGSGNIHHTLTNSITTNSLTVHPPSPPPVPVYNNSHVSTAQAQAVSQALSQADGVSTSGQTQQSQPVEFNHAINYVNKIKNRFQGQPDKYKRFLEILHTYQKEQRNLKESGHMGGTSSGATSGAKHLTEAEVYSQVAKLFENQEDLLAEFGQFLPDATNQQSSLTNKTASINDHTAIVKKPVGLKTPYNNSGTISRDLRESGSTTGLERDSRDHRERERERDRSNVRDINSGQKFGHSTGQLKRSPSFSTSATAGNSHHVQHGPPPLKKAKVTSMRDVTLAEAGKYGSLNDYAFFDKVRKSLRSQDVYENFLRCLVLFNQEIVSKSELVLLVTPFLGRHPELLRWFKDFLGYLPPDSSATMTTNSGNAVGVETFPNSVVRSHQERPQNDLAIEIDYAACKRLGASYCALPKSYIQPKCSGRTQLCKEVLNDTWVSFPTWSEDSTFVTSRKTQYEESIYRCEDERFELDVVIETNAATIRVLEGVHKKMNRMSQEEAQKYKLDDCLGGSSPTIHQRAIKRIYGDKSHDIIEGLKKNPQIAVPIVLRRLKAKEEEWREAQKGFNKIWREQNEKYYLKSLDHQGINFKQNDVKALRSKSLFNEIETIYDERHEQGDDGNGDGQGNTGPHLILPYKDKSVLDDAANLLIHHVKRQTGIHKEDKQRIKLLLKHFIPDLFFHIRQELSDDERDEDDEKEDINVATCNNSQSATTTSSLSGLQANRSKAPVSPNTSSTSVKTETDIKVPIHALSNDPEEAYTLFMASNNWYLFLRLHHILCERLTKMYDRAVALAEEESKYKQQRKESTAIALRLKPKSEIEIEDYYPAFLDMVKNVLDGNMESTAYEDTLREMFGIHAYIAFTLDKIVTYAVRQLQHLVTDTICQQCMELFQREQRQPKESSGAGGLCATAYMRLSAELSYQRKAEKTMVDENCFKIYIYKKDCKMTVELLDTEGDETVDSGCREREREGVTVSEKWSTYVERFSTPAGQASPKDTPALTENEPPTNHPVSSDQAARGGRGRKRKNTDISKKMDGNSWDSLERVNRTLTGRKPNFLYRNIKSYRKHAAKLAKEKQSLLNANHPERVTESVDAPDIINSDETQCRFNPNSYTMLFIVHKDRFLYKQKSINRARMSHPTVTKRMDSKFHHWHASWISKNGTDTQHRLCQDWLMGRYENLIPHRTRVVTDNDQTRSPYRQYNRFKVERLQSDLLTSEPCV, encoded by the exons ATGAAACGTATTCGTGGACTAGACGACGTAACATCACCACCAGCAAGGCATTCAACGGTGAATGCAGGAAGCGCCTTAGGTGGTGGAGGAGGTAGCTTAGAATATCATACGAGCAGTGGGATAGGTGTTGTTGTACCTGGTCAAGCAGTTCGATCTGTTGCTTCAAAAGAAATGCCAGGAAGTATACAATTTGGTACTGCCCAAGCTCAACAGCAATATACTGGTGCAATTGTTGTGCCAACGGCAGCACCGTCTCCCATTAAA GCAAGTGGTTCTGCGGGAGGACTTAGTTCTACGTGTAGCAGTAGCAACATAAATACTAGTGGTGGTTTGAATAGTGGACTAGGTAGCGGCAATAGTCATACCATGGCTTCCCAACAACCTACATCAGGATCACAAAATCAAGTACATACGCAACAGCCATCGACAATAAGGCATAAG gtGCATACTGGTAATGTAACACCCCTGGCTTCCACTCCACCTGGCTCCAAccaaggaggaggaggaggatcTCAGTTTCAGAGATTAAAAGTGGAAGATGCGCTATCTTACCTAGATCaagtcaaatataaattcagtGATCAACCACAG gtGTACAATGATTTCTTGGATATCATGAAGGAATTTAAATCTCAAAGTATAGATACTCCGGGCGTTATAACCCGAGTGAGTCATCTGTTCAAAGGACATCCCGAGCTTATTGTTGGTTTCAACACATTTCTCCCACCAGGCTATAAAATAGAGGTACAAGCAAATGAACAAGGATATGCCTTCCAAGTGTCCGTCAGTATGCCAAGTCCAACAGCAACGCACACAGCTACGTTATCGCAACATCATTGTACAGTCAATGTCGGTTCACCTCCTGTGGCTAGCCCACCTACACAGCCTGCAAAAGCACCCCCAGTTTTACAAATAATGCAAGG GTCAGGCAACATACACCATACTTTAACAAACAGTATTACAACTAATAGTTTAACTGTTCACCCGCCTTCACCACCGCCAGTACCAGTGTATAATAATTCACATGTTAGCACTGCACAAGCACAAGCTGTCAGTCAAGCTTTAAGTCAAGCGGATGGTGTATCAACCAGTGGGCAAACACAGCAAAGTCAACCAGTGGAATTTAACCATGCAATAAactatgttaataaaattaag aaTCGATTCCAAGGTCAACCAGACAAATATAAACGTTTCTTAGAGATATTGCATACTTATCAAAAAGAACAGAGAAATTTAAAGGAATCTGGACATATGGGAGGTACGAGTTCTGGCGCTACAAGTGGAGCAAAACATTTAACAGAAGCAGAAGTTTATAGTCAAGTGGctaaattattcgaaaatcAGGAAGACTTACTTGCTGAGTTTGGACAATTTTTGCCAGATGCTACTAATCAGCAAAGTTCGTTG ACGAACAAAACAGCATCGATTAACGATCATACGGCGATTGTTAAAAAACCAGTTGGACTCAAAACACCTTACAACAATTCTGGAACTATTTCGAGAGATCTTCGAGAATCTGGCAGTACGACTGGATTGGAACGTGATAGTCGAGATCATAGAGAACGGGAACGAGAACGAGATAGATCGAACGTACGAGACATCAATAGCGGTCAGAAATTTGGGCACAGTACCGGACAGTTGAAAAGGAGTCCATCATTTTCAACTTCGGCAACAGCCGGAAATTCTCATCACGTACAACATGGACCGCCGCCTTTGAAGAAAGCAAAAGTTACTTCGATGCGTGACGTTACTCTGGCGGAAGCTGGCAAATATGGTAGTTTGAATGACTATGCGTTCTTTGACAAG gTTCGAAAGTCGCTAAGATCGCAAGACGTTTACGAGAACTTCCTACGATGCCTAGTGCTGTTTAATCAAGAAATTGTATCGAAATCGGAACTTGTTTTGTTGGTGACGCCGTTCCTCGGTCGTCACCCGGAACTCTTACGTTGGTTCAAAGATTTCCTTGGTTATTTACCCCCTGATTCATCCGCCACTATGACGACAAATTCGGGTAACGCAGTAGGAGTAGAGACTTTCCCAAACAGTGTTGTACGGAGTCATCAAGAACGGCCGCAAAATGATTTGGCGATAGAAATCGATTATGCAGCGTGCAAGCGATTAGGGGCGTCGTATTGTGCATTGCCAAAGTCGTATATTCAACCAAAATGCAGTGGCAGAACACAGTTATGTAAGGAAGTCCTCAATGATACATGGGTCTCCTTTCCAACTTGGTCAGAGGACAGCACATTTGTAACATCAAG GAAAACTCAATACGAAGAATCCATATATCGTTGCGAAGATGAACGTTTTGAATTGGATGTCGTAATAGAAACCAACGCAGCGACAATTAGAGTTCTCGAAGGtgttcataaaaaaatgaataggaTGAGTCAAGAAGAAGCGCAGAAATATAAACTTGACGACTGTCTCGGTGGTTCTTCCCCGACGATTCATCAACGAGCGATAAAAAGGATATATGGCGACAAATCTCATGATATCATAGAGGGTCTCAAAAAGAATCCTCAAATAGCCGTGCCTATTGTACTCCGCCGATTGAAGGCTAAGGAGGAAGAATGGCGGGAGGCGCAAAAgggttttaataaaatctggagggaacaaaatgaaaaatattacttaaaatcCTTGGATCACCAAGGGATTAACTTTAAACAAAACGATGTGAAAGCATTGAGGTCTAAAAGTTTGTTCAATGAAATCGAAACCATATATGACGAG aGACACGAACAAGGTGATGATGGCAATGGTGATGGTCAGGGAAACACAGGACCACATCTCATTCTACCGTACAAAGACAAATCTGTACTAGATGATGCTGCTAATCTTTTAATTCATCATGTGAAACGGCAAACTGGTATCCATAAAGAAGACAAGCAgcgaataaaacttttattaaagcaTTTCATACCtgatctctttttccatataCGACAAGAACTTAGTGATGACGAAAGGGATGAAGAtg ATGAAAAGGAAGATATAAATGTGGCAACGTGTAACAATTCCCAGTCCGCGACGACTACTTCGTCGTTAAGTGGCCTCCAAGCTAATAGGAGTAAGGCTCCCGTATCGCCAAATACGTCTTCCACTTCCGTCAAAACTGAAACTGATATCAAAGTACCTATACACGCTCTCTCGAATGATCCTGAGGAGGCATATACACTTTTTATGGCCAGTAATAATTGGTACCTCTTTTTGAGGTTACATCACATACTTTGCGAGAGATTAACGAAAATGTACGACAGAGCAGTCGCTCTTGCCGAGGAGGAATCAAAGTATAAGCAGCAACGCAAGGAAAGTACAGCGATTGCTTTAAGATTAAAGCCAAAAA GTGAAATTGAAATTGAGGATTATTATCCTGCCTTTTTGGACATGGTCAAAAATGTTCTCGACGGAAATATGGAAAGCACAGCGTACGAGGACACGTTACGAGAAATGTTTGGAATACATGCCTACATTGCCTTTACTCTTGATAAGATCGTAACTTACGCTGTGAGGCAA TTGCAGCACTTAGTCACAGACACTATATGTCAGCAATGCATGGAATTATTCCAAAGAGAACAACGTCAACCTAAAGAAAGCAGCGGAGCCGGCGGGTTGTGTGCCACGGCATACATGAGACTAAGTGCTGAATTATCATATCAGCGCAAAGCGGAAAAGACAATGGTAGATGAAAATTgcttcaagatatatata taCAAAAAAGACTGTAAAATGACAGTGGAGTTGTTAGATACAGAGGGCGACGAAACAGTGGATAGTGGctgtagagaaagagaaagggaaggCGTCACAGTCTCTGAAAAATGGTCAACGTACGTTGAGAGATTTTCTACACCAGCTGGTCAGGCTAGCCCAAAAGACACTCCTGCCTTAACAGAGAATGAGCCGCCGACCAATCATCCTGTGAGTAGCGACCAGGCAGCAAGGGGGGGGAGGGGCAGAAAACGCAAGAACACTGACATTAGCAAGAAG ATGGACGGAAATAGTTGGGATTCCTTAGAGCGTGTTAACAGAACTTTGACGGGACGTAAACCCAACTTTCTCTATCGTAACATTAAATCTTATCGAAAACACGCTGCAAAATTAGCGAAAGAGAAACAATCTTTGCTTAACGCCAATCATCCAGAGAGAGTCACAGA ATCGGTTGACGCTCCCGACATTATAAATTCTGACGAAACGCAATGTAGATTTAATCCCAACAGCTATACCATGCTTTTCATTGTACACAAAGACAGGTTTCTTTACAAACAGAAGTCTATTAATCGTGCGAGGATG TCTCATCCAACTGTAACGAAGCGTATGGACTCGAAATTCCACCATTGGCATGCATCGTGGATATCGAAGAATGGCACAGACACTCAACATCGATTGTGTCAAGATTGGTTGATGGGACGATACGAGAACTTGATTCCTCATAGAACACGAGTTGTAACGGACAACGATCAGACACGTTCTCCGTATCGGCAATACAATCGTTTCAAAGTAGAACGTCTGCAATCTGATCTATTGACTTCAGAGCCGTGCGTCTAA
- the Sin3a gene encoding paired amphipathic helix protein Sin3a isoform X3: MKRIRGLDDVTSPPARHSTVNAGSALGGGGGSLEYHTSSGIGVVVPGQAVRSVASKEMPGSIQFGTAQAQQQYTGAIVVPTAAPSPIKQASGSAGGLSSTCSSSNINTSGGLNSGLGSGNSHTMASQQPTSGSQNQVHTQQPSTIRHKVHTGNVTPLASTPPGSNQGGGGGSQFQRLKVEDALSYLDQVKYKFSDQPQVYNDFLDIMKEFKSQSIDTPGVITRVSHLFKGHPELIVGFNTFLPPGYKIEVQANEQGYAFQVSVSMPSPTATHTATLSQHHCTVNVGSPPVASPPTQPAKAPPVLQIMQGSGNIHHTLTNSITTNSLTVHPPSPPPVPVYNNSHVSTAQAQAVSQALSQADGVSTSGQTQQSQPVEFNHAINYVNKIKNRFQGQPDKYKRFLEILHTYQKEQRNLKESGHMGGTSSGATSGAKHLTEAEVYSQVAKLFENQEDLLAEFGQFLPDATNQQSSLTNKTASINDHTAIVKKPVGLKTPYNNSGTISRDLRESGSTTGLERDSRDHRERERERDRSNVRDINSGQKFGHSTGQLKRSPSFSTSATAGNSHHVQHGPPPLKKAKVTSMRDVTLAEAGKYGSLNDYAFFDKVRKSLRSQDVYENFLRCLVLFNQEIVSKSELVLLVTPFLGRHPELLRWFKDFLGYLPPDSSATMTTNSGNAVGVETFPNSVVRSHQERPQNDLAIEIDYAACKRLGASYCALPKSYIQPKCSGRTQLCKEVLNDTWVSFPTWSEDSTFVTSRKTQYEESIYRCEDERFELDVVIETNAATIRVLEGVHKKMNRMSQEEAQKYKLDDCLGGSSPTIHQRAIKRIYGDKSHDIIEGLKKNPQIAVPIVLRRLKAKEEEWREAQKGFNKIWREQNEKYYLKSLDHQGINFKQNDVKALRSKSLFNEIETIYDERHEQGDDGNGDGQGNTGPHLILPYKDKSVLDDAANLLIHHVKRQTGIHKEDKQRIKLLLKHFIPDLFFHIRQELSDDERDEDDEKEDINVATCNNSQSATTTSSLSGLQANRSKAPVSPNTSSTSVKTETDIKVPIHALSNDPEEAYTLFMASNNWYLFLRLHHILCERLTKMYDRAVALAEEESKYKQQRKESTAIALRLKPKSEIEIEDYYPAFLDMVKNVLDGNMESTAYEDTLREMFGIHAYIAFTLDKIVTYAVRQLQHLVTDTICQQCMELFQREQRQPKESSGAGGLCATAYMRLSAELSYQRKAEKTMVDENCFKIYIYKKDCKMTVELLDTEGDETVDSGCREREREGVTVSEKWSTYVERFSTPAGQASPKDTPALTENEPPTNHPVSSDQAARGGRGRKRKNTDISKKMDGNSWDSLERVNRTLTGRKPNFLYRNIKSYRKHAAKLAKEKQSLLNANHPERVTESVDAPDIINSDETQCRFNPNSYTMLFIVHKDRFLYKQKSINRARMSHPTVTKRMDSKFHHWHASWISKNGTDTQHRLCQDWLMGRYENLIPHRTRVVTDNDQTRSPYRQYNRFKVERLQSDLLTSEPCV, encoded by the exons ATGAAACGTATTCGTGGACTAGACGACGTAACATCACCACCAGCAAGGCATTCAACGGTGAATGCAGGAAGCGCCTTAGGTGGTGGAGGAGGTAGCTTAGAATATCATACGAGCAGTGGGATAGGTGTTGTTGTACCTGGTCAAGCAGTTCGATCTGTTGCTTCAAAAGAAATGCCAGGAAGTATACAATTTGGTACTGCCCAAGCTCAACAGCAATATACTGGTGCAATTGTTGTGCCAACGGCAGCACCGTCTCCCATTAAA caGGCAAGTGGTTCTGCGGGAGGACTTAGTTCTACGTGTAGCAGTAGCAACATAAATACTAGTGGTGGTTTGAATAGTGGACTAGGTAGCGGCAATAGTCATACCATGGCTTCCCAACAACCTACATCAGGATCACAAAATCAAGTACATACGCAACAGCCATCGACAATAAGGCATAAG gtGCATACTGGTAATGTAACACCCCTGGCTTCCACTCCACCTGGCTCCAAccaaggaggaggaggaggatcTCAGTTTCAGAGATTAAAAGTGGAAGATGCGCTATCTTACCTAGATCaagtcaaatataaattcagtGATCAACCACAG gtGTACAATGATTTCTTGGATATCATGAAGGAATTTAAATCTCAAAGTATAGATACTCCGGGCGTTATAACCCGAGTGAGTCATCTGTTCAAAGGACATCCCGAGCTTATTGTTGGTTTCAACACATTTCTCCCACCAGGCTATAAAATAGAGGTACAAGCAAATGAACAAGGATATGCCTTCCAAGTGTCCGTCAGTATGCCAAGTCCAACAGCAACGCACACAGCTACGTTATCGCAACATCATTGTACAGTCAATGTCGGTTCACCTCCTGTGGCTAGCCCACCTACACAGCCTGCAAAAGCACCCCCAGTTTTACAAATAATGCAAGG GTCAGGCAACATACACCATACTTTAACAAACAGTATTACAACTAATAGTTTAACTGTTCACCCGCCTTCACCACCGCCAGTACCAGTGTATAATAATTCACATGTTAGCACTGCACAAGCACAAGCTGTCAGTCAAGCTTTAAGTCAAGCGGATGGTGTATCAACCAGTGGGCAAACACAGCAAAGTCAACCAGTGGAATTTAACCATGCAATAAactatgttaataaaattaag aaTCGATTCCAAGGTCAACCAGACAAATATAAACGTTTCTTAGAGATATTGCATACTTATCAAAAAGAACAGAGAAATTTAAAGGAATCTGGACATATGGGAGGTACGAGTTCTGGCGCTACAAGTGGAGCAAAACATTTAACAGAAGCAGAAGTTTATAGTCAAGTGGctaaattattcgaaaatcAGGAAGACTTACTTGCTGAGTTTGGACAATTTTTGCCAGATGCTACTAATCAGCAAAGTTCGTTG ACGAACAAAACAGCATCGATTAACGATCATACGGCGATTGTTAAAAAACCAGTTGGACTCAAAACACCTTACAACAATTCTGGAACTATTTCGAGAGATCTTCGAGAATCTGGCAGTACGACTGGATTGGAACGTGATAGTCGAGATCATAGAGAACGGGAACGAGAACGAGATAGATCGAACGTACGAGACATCAATAGCGGTCAGAAATTTGGGCACAGTACCGGACAGTTGAAAAGGAGTCCATCATTTTCAACTTCGGCAACAGCCGGAAATTCTCATCACGTACAACATGGACCGCCGCCTTTGAAGAAAGCAAAAGTTACTTCGATGCGTGACGTTACTCTGGCGGAAGCTGGCAAATATGGTAGTTTGAATGACTATGCGTTCTTTGACAAG gTTCGAAAGTCGCTAAGATCGCAAGACGTTTACGAGAACTTCCTACGATGCCTAGTGCTGTTTAATCAAGAAATTGTATCGAAATCGGAACTTGTTTTGTTGGTGACGCCGTTCCTCGGTCGTCACCCGGAACTCTTACGTTGGTTCAAAGATTTCCTTGGTTATTTACCCCCTGATTCATCCGCCACTATGACGACAAATTCGGGTAACGCAGTAGGAGTAGAGACTTTCCCAAACAGTGTTGTACGGAGTCATCAAGAACGGCCGCAAAATGATTTGGCGATAGAAATCGATTATGCAGCGTGCAAGCGATTAGGGGCGTCGTATTGTGCATTGCCAAAGTCGTATATTCAACCAAAATGCAGTGGCAGAACACAGTTATGTAAGGAAGTCCTCAATGATACATGGGTCTCCTTTCCAACTTGGTCAGAGGACAGCACATTTGTAACATCAAG GAAAACTCAATACGAAGAATCCATATATCGTTGCGAAGATGAACGTTTTGAATTGGATGTCGTAATAGAAACCAACGCAGCGACAATTAGAGTTCTCGAAGGtgttcataaaaaaatgaataggaTGAGTCAAGAAGAAGCGCAGAAATATAAACTTGACGACTGTCTCGGTGGTTCTTCCCCGACGATTCATCAACGAGCGATAAAAAGGATATATGGCGACAAATCTCATGATATCATAGAGGGTCTCAAAAAGAATCCTCAAATAGCCGTGCCTATTGTACTCCGCCGATTGAAGGCTAAGGAGGAAGAATGGCGGGAGGCGCAAAAgggttttaataaaatctggagggaacaaaatgaaaaatattacttaaaatcCTTGGATCACCAAGGGATTAACTTTAAACAAAACGATGTGAAAGCATTGAGGTCTAAAAGTTTGTTCAATGAAATCGAAACCATATATGACGAG aGACACGAACAAGGTGATGATGGCAATGGTGATGGTCAGGGAAACACAGGACCACATCTCATTCTACCGTACAAAGACAAATCTGTACTAGATGATGCTGCTAATCTTTTAATTCATCATGTGAAACGGCAAACTGGTATCCATAAAGAAGACAAGCAgcgaataaaacttttattaaagcaTTTCATACCtgatctctttttccatataCGACAAGAACTTAGTGATGACGAAAGGGATGAAGAtg ATGAAAAGGAAGATATAAATGTGGCAACGTGTAACAATTCCCAGTCCGCGACGACTACTTCGTCGTTAAGTGGCCTCCAAGCTAATAGGAGTAAGGCTCCCGTATCGCCAAATACGTCTTCCACTTCCGTCAAAACTGAAACTGATATCAAAGTACCTATACACGCTCTCTCGAATGATCCTGAGGAGGCATATACACTTTTTATGGCCAGTAATAATTGGTACCTCTTTTTGAGGTTACATCACATACTTTGCGAGAGATTAACGAAAATGTACGACAGAGCAGTCGCTCTTGCCGAGGAGGAATCAAAGTATAAGCAGCAACGCAAGGAAAGTACAGCGATTGCTTTAAGATTAAAGCCAAAAA GTGAAATTGAAATTGAGGATTATTATCCTGCCTTTTTGGACATGGTCAAAAATGTTCTCGACGGAAATATGGAAAGCACAGCGTACGAGGACACGTTACGAGAAATGTTTGGAATACATGCCTACATTGCCTTTACTCTTGATAAGATCGTAACTTACGCTGTGAGGCAA TTGCAGCACTTAGTCACAGACACTATATGTCAGCAATGCATGGAATTATTCCAAAGAGAACAACGTCAACCTAAAGAAAGCAGCGGAGCCGGCGGGTTGTGTGCCACGGCATACATGAGACTAAGTGCTGAATTATCATATCAGCGCAAAGCGGAAAAGACAATGGTAGATGAAAATTgcttcaagatatatata taCAAAAAAGACTGTAAAATGACAGTGGAGTTGTTAGATACAGAGGGCGACGAAACAGTGGATAGTGGctgtagagaaagagaaagggaaggCGTCACAGTCTCTGAAAAATGGTCAACGTACGTTGAGAGATTTTCTACACCAGCTGGTCAGGCTAGCCCAAAAGACACTCCTGCCTTAACAGAGAATGAGCCGCCGACCAATCATCCTGTGAGTAGCGACCAGGCAGCAAGGGGGGGGAGGGGCAGAAAACGCAAGAACACTGACATTAGCAAGAAG ATGGACGGAAATAGTTGGGATTCCTTAGAGCGTGTTAACAGAACTTTGACGGGACGTAAACCCAACTTTCTCTATCGTAACATTAAATCTTATCGAAAACACGCTGCAAAATTAGCGAAAGAGAAACAATCTTTGCTTAACGCCAATCATCCAGAGAGAGTCACAGA ATCGGTTGACGCTCCCGACATTATAAATTCTGACGAAACGCAATGTAGATTTAATCCCAACAGCTATACCATGCTTTTCATTGTACACAAAGACAGGTTTCTTTACAAACAGAAGTCTATTAATCGTGCGAGGATG TCTCATCCAACTGTAACGAAGCGTATGGACTCGAAATTCCACCATTGGCATGCATCGTGGATATCGAAGAATGGCACAGACACTCAACATCGATTGTGTCAAGATTGGTTGATGGGACGATACGAGAACTTGATTCCTCATAGAACACGAGTTGTAACGGACAACGATCAGACACGTTCTCCGTATCGGCAATACAATCGTTTCAAAGTAGAACGTCTGCAATCTGATCTATTGACTTCAGAGCCGTGCGTCTAA